A genomic window from Lotus japonicus ecotype B-129 chromosome 1, LjGifu_v1.2 includes:
- the LOC130731559 gene encoding nodulin-26-like yields the protein MADYSGSNEVILNVNNETSKKCDSIEEDCVPLLQKLVAEVLGTYFLIFAGCASVVVNLNNDKVVTLPGIAIVWGLAVMVLVYSIGHISGAHFNPAVTVAHATTKRFPVKQIPAYIMAQVIGSTLASGTLRLIFSGKDNHFTGTLPAGSDLQAFVVEFIITFFLMFVVSGVATDNRAIGELAGLAVGSTVLLNVLFAGPITGASMNPARSLGPAIVHGEFKGLWIYMVAPHLGAIAGTWAYTFIRYTNKPVRELTKSSSFLKGAE from the exons ATGGCTGATTATTCAGGAAGCAACGAGGTGATTTTGAATGTGAACAATGAAACCTCCAAAAAATGTGATAGCATTGAGGAAGACTGTGTGCCACTTTTGCAGAAG TTGGTAGCAGAGGTGTTGGGCACATATTTCTTGATATTTGCAGGTTGTGCTTCGGTGGTGGTGAACCTTAATAATGATAAGGTGGTGACACTTCCTGGGATTGCAATTGTTTGGGGACTTGCTGTTATGGTTTTGGTTTACTCTATTGGTCACATCTCTGGTGCACATTTTAATCCAGCTGTTACTGTTGCTCATGCTACCACCAAAAGATTTCCCGTGAAGCAG ATACCAGCTTATATAATGGCTCAAGTTATTGGATCCACACTTGCAAGTGGAACTCTTAGACTTATATTCAGTGGAAAGGATAACCATTTTACAGGAACACTTCCTGCTGGTTCTGACCTACAAGCTTTTGTGGTGGAATTCATAATCACTTTCTTCCTCATGTTCGTCGTCTCCGGAGTTGCCACAGATAACAGAGCT ATTGGCGAGTTGGCTGGGCTTGCAGTTGGATCTACCGTACTGCTAAATGTGTTGTTTGCCGG GCCAATTACTGGAGCATCAATGAATCCTGCAAGAAGCTTAGGGCCTGCAATTGTCCATGGTGAGTTCAAAGGATTGTGGATATACATGGTCGCACCACATCTGGGTGCTATTGCTGGTACATGGGCCTATACTTTCATCAGATACACAAACAAGCCTGTGCGTGAGCTCACCAAGAGTTCCTCTTTCCTTAAAGGAGCTGAATGA